A region of the Dreissena polymorpha isolate Duluth1 chromosome 6, UMN_Dpol_1.0, whole genome shotgun sequence genome:
GGTCTCAAAGTGACGAACTGACACGGATTGCCCCTTGGTTAACACAAGAACTACGTTGCACGAAGCGGAATCATATTGGTGGCCGTTTGAACCATCTACGAACAGTGTGCATACTGACGCGTTTTCTTTGTAGATCATGTAATGTGAAGTATGGTCTTCATGCGTCATCAATGTCGTTGAAAACACGTACAGTCCATCCACTGGCGCCGTGAAAACACCAGTGACGGCACTGTAACCAGCAGCGGAATTCGTCGAGTCGACATTGGTGATGACTTGGTCGAACCGTATTATCTGACCGGCTCCTTGATGCGGTATAGAGTTTTGGACATGCGCAAAGAATGCTATTTCCGTGCCCTCTGCCAGTTGTCGGGATTGGAAGTGTCGTCGTTTTTCTGAGAAGCaaagaatataataataataagtaatcaagaactttcaataaaatgttaacatCTCTACATACTACGGTTACGTTTGAACTAACTTTTGACGTGAGTTTTGTAAAATGCAGTACATTAAtgatgtatttataaattaagaaACCTTCGGCACGTTGACTTTCCAATTCTTTTCTTGCGGTTCGTTCTTCATTTAATTGCTCCCTTATCTCTTTCAAATCTTTTTCCAGCCTCTCAACGCGGTCATCGATCACATCTGTTGATTGGGCCTCTAATCGAACTACAGAAAACAAAATCAACGCAAAAGTAATTGTTGTCATGATGTTAATGAATCCTTTCACATCCATCGACTATTCTTATTTGGCTGTACTAGCTTTCTTATCTTAGTGGGTTTATCACGGTTTCTAAATTTCAATATCATTTAAAGCCACGGTCCTCAAAAACGTGACAAAATAACATCTACGCAGAAATTGACTGTTTTGAACATCGTACTGATCAAAATACATAACAGTCGATCGGAGATGGGTCGACATATACATATTTGGCAAGTATTGATTCCAGCATACAGTTTAATTTTCTCTCTCACAATGTGCTTTCgaacataaacataattgaaCATGTTCATAACTCACgaaattgttttcaatgatataaCAGCCGTTTTCATTTATAAGAAATAATGTCATATTAAAATGGATGGAATTATTTTTTATGCCTAGGGGCTTCAACGAAGGTCGTTCGCCGAAGCGCACTGTGATGGCAATTATACAAGACACAGTTGTTGTGTATTGCTTCTTATATTCGTGCAAGttacatgtttaataatttaatttgtaacaAATAGTGAATACGCTTTAATCGACACTGAGAATAACGGAATACTGTAATAAATTGCATAAAATATACGCATCTTGCTGAAGTAATTAAACTGAAAACttgtataaatgtaatatttCACTTGTAAGTTCTGTTTCGAAGACTTCCCAATGTCGATGAATATTGATTTTCTCATTGAGAGATCCTATACAATTGCGTTTAAATTACAAGTTTTAtgaaatgtgttattttatttctaaaattccATTGATAGAAATAGTAGCTTTAACATAATACGATAATTGTAACAGCTGTTAGAAATGTGTCCACCAATCGGTAGTCTGGTCCTTATTGGTGCATACATTCTTCGCCGCATTGAAAATAAGCAAACTGTTATTTGCGAAAGAGCAGCGCACGATGAGTTTCTATGGAATCCTTATAGGGCCAAGatgattgtcgcgtgtcgaccttcgaggtcgactcACGACATTCAAgggacgcacgatatgacactcaacatttgaagtcgacatgcgacaatcaagatttaAGTGTCGCATAttgcgctgggttttagaaacaAATATTGCATATCGTGCGACGCGGTGAAGTCGCGTATCGCTTTGCATGTCGACTTCaattgtcgtgtgtcgaccttcgagcgcgacactcgacatttgagcgacgcacgatacgacgcgcgacatgagatatgacactcgacactacATTGagcaaatgtcgcctgtcgacctaaattCCCTAGGTCGACACGCAATATTTgatcgacgcacgatacgacgcgcgacgcacgatatgacactcgacactatatcgaggaaatatcgcgcaagtgtcgcatgTCGACTGGTGTGAGAGTATTGTTTTTCAACTGCAAGCACGGTGTTATAGTAAAAAGTTACTATTGGGCTACATTATGAATGATTTAAGAATTTGACCACCAACCCTCTTGGCTTTCGATTTTGATCGGGCCATGCAATTTTTCGAGTGTTGGGAATATGTTGTAGTCCCGGGCCTAACGGGCATACATATAGCTACGCCACTGCTGTGCTTTATTACGTACAACATAAAGTATTGATACATATTTCATCGAAACGCTCAATGATGAAGCAGCCAATGATTGTAAAGTGATATTATAgacatgtttcactgttgaattgagctgaaaagaattaacaggtcaaaagagttagttaaaatgtggtaactgaccaattatctgcaactcatcttgctaccagttgtttataaaaaatatatattattatacgaatctgcacttaaactaaatttagagtCACATTGTTcctgcatgatcagttgtcaaacgaaagtacggttgatattcaaatgcattatttttctctttccgggatattgtttaagtatgttgatgctgcataatATAAGTGTACACTTGAagcgaaaacaccaaaaataaacaacggttgcgatagacatctGTATACTGTTAGATGCTCATAACATCACTTTAAAGCATGGTCAAACGAAACCGTTCAGAGGCATGCTGCTAATTTCAAATGTTATCCACGTTACATATTATAGCGGAGAACAGTTGTCTATTCTTGACCAAGTCGCCTTAGATTGACAATCGTGCAATTTAGTTCTATTCATCGAAGATTAATTTatcttaaaatgttcaaaaacatGCAATCACAACTCATTTTGAAAcatgaggacctttataagttttgACATGGTGGAGTTCATAAAGGCAAATCGATGTTTTGCGTGTAAAACGAggaagtttcataaaaaaaaattactcatTTCATAGCTTTTATGATATACAAGTTCCTGCATTAACAAACGCTTCTAATCGATCCACTAgatatttttgcaattttgaacGACATGGAGCCAATTCAAAGGAGGTGGTGCTAAGAACAGGAGGTGGTGTAATATTATGAAAAACATATTATGCGTACTCAACCTTTGGATTTCTTAATCGTTTTAAAAAAGCTTCCGATCCTTAGCGCCTAGTATCCCTACGTAGTTTACTTTCTGCATCTCCAAAAATAAATGGCGCAATTGATTAACGGTCGTGTTATACTCATTATTAGTTGTAAAACATTAACGTTCTATATCACCGTTTTTTTCTGAAACGTTCTTAGCCCTATACTTTATTAATATCAACTTTTCTTGGCGATGTTTTGCAACAGCAACCATCAAACATTCCGGTACTACGAATGTCTCAGTAAAGCCTTTAGTGATGTACGTACGTTTACCAGTGACAGGCAGGTgcagacatgttttatttttgttacacAACGCATAGCTTTTGCAAGCGAAAACTGGTTATACGTCGTTATCACCTAACGTATTAATTTGTATTCTGACCATATGTTTTTGCGATTCTATAATAGTCAGTTTGGTTCAAAAGCATAAACTATAAACCCTGacttattgttgttttaacattaaaaacaaatgatgaattGTTATGTAAACGTTTGTATAAAcacataacaaataaatacattatatttagTGATAAGCATCAAGGCCTGcatgaaaccatatatttttcaattttgaaggAAATGTATGTATCACCCGTCAAGATATTAATTGTATTCAAAGAAATAGGACGTCCGTCGGATCTTCATGCTCTTTCGTGCCATCATACTTCTGTTTGTagttatgaatttatttttttttagaaatactACTTATTTTGAGAGAGAAGTTGCGTCTTGCGACAGAACCATATCTATTGAAAATGAAGGATTTTGTATAACTTTGTTGTTCCTAATATTAAACTGTTGTACGCTGTGTTCAAATGATCGGAAAATTCTGTTTCAATTTAATTCAGCATATGTGATGGTCTTGAACAGAATGTTTAATTCAAACCTTGCCGTCAATTAGTTTGTTCAGCTTATAAAGCCTTCCTTCATTGAGTAGTGAAGAAATGGTCTCCCTTGCTAAAGTGATTCGCGAATTATAGTTGTGTCTTTTTAGCGGAACATGATTTTGTATAGGATTATGTCAAATACAGAGATCAATTGAAATATTGTGATAAATCACTGTGTATAGAGAGTAAAGTATAATGCTCACGAATTGACTTTCAATCACAAAACCCCGTAAACAAAGCTACGTTTGACTACGTGATTAGATGACTTGTGCAAACATAATTCATAGTATACAATGTATTCGATTTGATTGGATAATATGCTGTAATGCCGAATTGCTTGAACAGTTTGTTAcagttaatttaaattaatacttaattaattgattaatcaATATTAAAGTGAGACTAAAcgatttgttaaatatttataaatttatataaaatgtgtaaaaaacttattatacatatatttcaatataaattaaaataaaagttaagaagaacatgtgtcgaaaaatgcaaaataagccagagatttaattctgaaatcgaaaatgtctgttcagtcgaatttgccagcatgtatatcatgcatgcacgatgtgaatctaaatttagttttagtacagattcgttcatacgaaacaaagacacaattttgttttacggatcattttaattatcagcaatgatatctattcatacgacacacgaacgctagcaccgatcctaataaaaagacgaatgctgcggttattgtaggaaaataggtacgaaatatcttcgtcacaatcggcacggggagctaatttgtctttgctacattttatggaattcgtcttcaatgtataattgttcttgccaattttgttttattgtaacatattttttatcaatattttacaatttaacacatatgaaaatcgtgcagtctcactttaaattacattttatacGACGTGATTATTCGAAACACATAACCTTGACAGTTTAATATTTATTACCAATGTCTATATATGAATATATGAAATGTAAGTTTCATTTGCCAATTGGTGAAACATTGCAATTAGAtcatatgttaatgtttattgtgtttatattttagcTCCATGCAATCGAAGCGCACTAAAGTGTTACTGGAATTGTTACATTACACTAATCTAAAATAcgttttaatttaagtttatcattcAATTCGTTTTCAGGAAGCTCTACTAGACATACTGCGCTCTTTTAGAGATGAAAAAGTCGTACTCTAATTAcactgatttaattttattttaaagtgaaTGTTGTTTGGATATAAGTAAACAACATATTCACCCAATAATTGGGGCAACAGCATAATGCTGTTTCAAAAGAATTCCCGAGAACATGGTCTTTCATATCGAATTTATTGCAATTTCCGGGTCTTCATCAATTTACCGAGAGCTGATCCGTCTTTGTGTTCGacataacaataaatatatatactagtGTGTTTATAGCAAATAAGTTATTCTTTACATTAAAAATGCACATAGGTGCCGTAAACCTATAACAGAAAACTATTACATCCTCATTGAATTCTAAAAGTGAAATGTCTATTTTATATATCCTCCAAGTAAGGAAGGTCTGCTTCGAAAACTTGAAACAAAGGTCGCCTTCTTTATATATGCGTTGATCCGATGACTCCCATTACTCAGTTTTGTTATTTGACAAGACGTGTGTCCCTCAAAcgtattgttttaaatgaatgtaCTGCAAAATTAAGGATAATCCAAATGCAAAATGTGATTATATTCAATTATTACAATGCGGCTTCACTCAGATGTATTATTTGCTCTATGTTATATAAGTCGCCAAATTGTATGTTTGTCATATTGgagcaattaaaaatatttttgttgaaacatgtatatgtaaacaTGCCACTCTCTTATGTTGCCGTGTACTCGATACTCCATGACTGCAGTCCTCTCGATATTTCCGCAGAAATAAATGGACTGCACAgataatatttaatgtaatataataatGCATGTACTGTCTTTTGGTTAGAGATGTATAAAGGTAATCACACATTAAACCTAATTATTAAAGCATAAACAAATCCATTTTGAATAGCTATGCAGTGAAACTAGGCACGTTTAATTAATTATGCATGTAACACTATGcaatcagtaaaaaaaacatcGTGAACCTCTTCCTAAATTctctataatttttttttatgttatcacAACAAACGCCGAACGGTCGATAAAACACCTGAAACCAAAATGTGAGGATGATAATCGCGCTTATAGGTAATTTGCATAGCTAATATTTACCCTGTGtttcataaacatatatttccCGGCTAAATATTGTATTGCATTGATTACACATACCTGGATGCATATGACATCACGCTGATATCTGACCAACTTATGTCGGTTTTTTATGATATGATATAGCATCACAAACTGCAACTACATTAACAAAACAATCTTAAGTGTTTTGTGTTGAAGTTGTAGTACTATGCATCTAACCAACGCAGTGCATCAACGTTTGTAACGTTAAACTGATCTAAAATAAGACTTTCCAATTCAAGGTGATGATGCCATTCGTTATTCGAAAGCTCTGCTAGTCAGACTGCGCTTTTTCAGAGATGAAATAAGTCGTACgttaattgaattgaattgaaaagTAGTATTTATTGTATGTTGTTTACATATACATCAACATGTTCATCCAATTATTATGGCAACAGTATGATACTGTTTCAAGAGAAATCCAGGGAACATGGTCTGTCCTATCGACGATATCGCACCTTTCAGATAGTCTTCGCCGTTATCAGTATGTCGTACGGTCACCGTTGCCCCTTCGTTAACAAAGAACAACAGAAGCCGAAGTGGTTTATGAAGCAGCATCTCCAGCTTTTCCATGCAATCATAGATACTATCAGATGGTTTAACACCAAGATCATTTGCGAGTAGAATGCATAGTTTAATTAGAATCGTCAATCCCATGGTTTCTCTCTTAATGCCTACAGCTTGTTACATAGTcaaatgtgttcatgtcaatATATTAAGATTATTACTCGTTTAGTCTTTTTGACAAGAGGTTCGACCGTAATAAGTTAACGTAGTCAGGTAGTTAATACTTGGGCACAAATACTTATCAATTATATCATGCTTAATGTGACATTTTGATACAAAAGGTCTTAACCAGAGCAACTAGTTTTCCGTCATTGCGACATcgttttattatattgttatcaTACTATTCTTCATGAAGAATTTGGAAAATAGTTCTTTGACAACATGGTATACACATGCATTTGTTTTAACATTTGGACGTTGTATGTATATATAACCTTCTAAATGTCCAATATTAAATTGTATACGTAACACTAAGTCTGAAGGTGTTATAAAGACTTATGTTAAATCATGCGTTACATGCTGATTAGAAGGGGATTAGTACTGCGGAATGATGATTTGAGAAAATAAGTTGAAAGCTTTGATTGGCTGGCTATACAAACATTGTAACTGTAAATTTCTCCCGAGTACACTAACGTTGTATGTAAAAAAAGTAAAGCATCGTTATTATTTTATCCTTAATGATGCTTTAACAACATTTCAGCAAGACACGGAAACAAATTACAACAGCTGTACTTTTATATGTGGTATGTATCTTAACATATAAACTGTATTATAATCTAACGTTGTTTTCATATCGACCTCTCGGAGGGTAAGTCACGGGACCTTTCAAAAGACATAAATGGTCACAGTTCTCATTCAAGCAAAAACTCGTTTATAATAATCCGTATATCAATGacaacacataacacaacatgcacgtgattctaggcttgttattctttagcaaggcaaccaaaattataaagatgattgccagtgcagcaaccacttgcgaaaaaagaaacatattgttgttatttctatAACATAAAaagaggataaacagtgcacacccatctcaacctgtgctttaagacacactttttAATAGTTTGAATGggttgtttatttcaaacttgtaaTATAAAAAGctgtaaaataattttgaaagctgAGTTGCTTCTGAGATTTTGCAATTGCGagcaacttcagtgccttcagcgctttgatttggtTTATAGTTTTTGTCTCCGTGACATACGGCGTTGTTGGCAAAGCCCTTTTGCCGGAAATAGTTTGCACGGACGAAATGAAAGCCATCAAGGAGAGACGTGCAACGGTTGAAATAGAACAGGAGCTCAACAAGTACgcaattttcgtttaaattatgttttgtatACTGGTTTTTTGCTTAATCTATATACTGTTTACATCGGAATGAATCATAAGAAGATTGacttcatttttgttttatttaaaacagtttctATGTACATTCCAAAAAAAATTTCATATACCGTGACAGTTTTGATCCACTATTGGTGAATCTTCATCTGACTGTGACTTTGCGGGAAATGCACGTCACAGGGCGGGTTTACTGCCGGACTGGTTCCCAGCAGTAAAGAAAGGCCTGTAGATAGGACTCAGTTGGCAGCTCCCGTCGTCCCTGTTCATCACCCGTCTCTCCTTAGCTATCGCAACCGATTCCCTAAGTTTTCTGAATCTATTGGTTGTATAGTAAAAAAGCATAGCAACCCTTTATCCGTTATAAGCATGATAATTACAAAGAAGACAAAAAAACTGATAATGTGAGCAAAATTTAATCAACCATTAGACAACCATATTAAAAACATACCATGTACCTTTTAACTAAGGCTCAGTGCAGGAAAACATGTTGTAAGCCGTATCACACAGCTTGGTTGTGTTACGTTTGCGTCTTTCACTTGTATTATGATACCAAAGAGCTTAAATCACATACGGAGGTTGGCACCTGCTGTTACATGTATGACCACGTAGTGTATTATGTGTACTGCGAAGGGTAGATTTCGCAACGCAAACAGTCGGAAATATCAAACACATATCCTGCATGACATTATATTGACACGGCATCGCAACACTCGAGTTATGAAGAAAACAAAAACTGAGGTTATGTTGAACAAAATGAACCAACAAACATAGGAACTAATATCCGACGGACGTTACGGAGGTATATTGGCAGATCCTTTTCCCGCCCGCCTTCTGAGAGTGGGGCATAATCATGGCATACCTTACGCTCTACACGAACTATCGTACAAAACACGTCTTCGAGATCTAGAATGATATTACAACTACGTCAACAATAACAAATCGTATATACATAGGCcatctttttgtttatttcacGACCTAAAAGAAGAAAAATGTTGTATTGTTGGCATATTATGgacaatatgtatacatataatacatttaattactCAAGTTATGACGTTAACACTTCAGTTATAAGTGCAATTGCATCCCAAAATCGGAGAGGCAGGATAATGCTGCATGAGCAAAAATCCGGAGAAAGTTGACTGTCCCCCCATAGTAGGCCCCCTCCAGAGCGTGATCAATGGACTCAAAGTGACGAACGGACACGGATTGCCCCTTTGTTAACACAAGAACAACGTTACACGAAGCGGAATCAAATGTGTGGCCGTTTGAACCATTTACGAGCAGTGTGCATAATGCCGTATTCTCTTTGTAGATCATGTAATGGGCAGTATGGTCTTCGTGCGTTATCAGTGTCGTTGAAAACACGTACAATCCATCCACTGGCGCCGTGAAAACACCGGTGACGGCACTCTAACCAGCAGCGGAGTTCGTCGAGTCTATGCTGGTGATGCCTTGTTCAAATCGTATGATCTGCCCGGCTCCTTGGTGCGGGATTTTCTGCGATACATGCGCATAAAATGCAATTTCCGTTCCCTCTGCTAGTTGTCGAGATTGGAAATGTCGTCGTCTTtctaataagtaaaaaaaatataaattataagtaGCCACGTACTTGCAAACATTTTCATATGAACGTCATGTAAGAATAGTATACATCTCTATATACAACGGTTaggtttaaaaaaagttttgtcACATACGCAGCatcatatatatgaaatatattaataatatattaataaatattaatatgaagTGAGATAAGTAAGCAAACCTTCGGCAAGTTGGTTTTCCAGTTGTTTCCTTGCAAGTCGCTCATCATTTAATTGCTCACTCATGTTTTCCAAAGCATTTTCCAGCCTCTCAAAGCGATTAGCGATCACATCTATTGATTTTGCCTCTAACCGAACAAaagaaattaacaaaattaacacaaTTACAATTGATTTCATGATGTTTATCAATCCTCTCACATGCATCGACTATCCTAATTTGGTTGTACTAGCTTTCTTTTCTTTCTTATCTTAAGTGAGTTGATCACTGTTTCTATATGTTAATATCATCTAAAGCCCTAGTCCACAACAAACTTAAACAATACCATCATGACAGAAATTAATTTGGATAAAAATCTTactgaacaaaatgaaaaaaaagtcgATTTAAATGTTGTGGAAATATATCAATCTTTTGCGCGTATTAACTCCATTGTTTCTATGCAAGCGATAAGGTGTGATAACTCTGAAGATAATCGATTAAGTACACCAGCAAGCGTCAAGTTAATTTTCACTCGCAAAAGACGCTTTtggaataaaacataattaaatatgtttcttacaAAGCGAGTCGTTTAACTTTATAAACAAAGCAGCTTTCATTTATAAGACATTACGGCATTTCAGAATGTATGCAATTTATTTTGGTGGGCAATGTCTTAAACGAAAATCATTAGCCGGAATGCATTGTAATGGCTATTCTACAAGACATAGCCGTGATGTTTTGCTTCTTTTAGATGTATGAGTTGTGCGTTTAAACGTCGCTTTCTTGTGAATAAAATGTATCATTGACACTATGCATACCTGAATTAAATACTACTGTATAGGAAATATTTCTGGCTGAAAAAAATGACACAAGAACTAGTTTACATGTAATGCTCGCGTGCGTGTTGTGTTTGAAGGATTTATATTGTTGATTAATACTTTATTTACTCTATTAGAAATCCCAAATACATTATGTAGATATTACAGATATTACCAGTAAAGCAGGAAATGTGTAAATTtctaaacatgtatttatattaaagttgTTAGAAATTTAATTCAACAATCGGTAGTATGGTCTTTTTTGGAGTTAGCCTCGACCACAGAAGTACAATATCATGTTAAATGTGTGTTTTCTTATTTTCGGTAGCCTGACCAATGACGTTGTTACCAATGCCGACTCGACGGCATTGGTTAGCGTTGACGAAATTCGTGCTATCAATTAAAGGCGTGCACAGTTTTCAGAAGGACTTATGCTTAAACGGCGGTAATCAACGATATAGTGCTCataattttaaacttaaaatgttCGAGTAAATGAACAGAATGCACTCTCAATTCAAATCCTTATACAGATGTTCACAAAACACTGCGATATTTCACAGTACGACACGCgtttaatgtaataaacaaataacatttacttGAATAAATGGTTTACATGACTATTATATTCAttacatttaatacaaaaaaataataatacacaatttttttattaaCGTCATACATTTTGATCGTCCCTTAAAGTAGCAATTCATGTAATTAGCATAATGTTTAATCATTAACCGATTATCCTTCGCATAATTTCACAGTATTCGTAGCATATGCTTTAACGTTTGTATACAATTAAATACTGAACATATAGTTAACATATTGTTATAATACAGAATTTCATTCTTAGAGAAGCTATCTTATTTTGGAAgtgtatcttttttttaaaagt
Encoded here:
- the LOC127836068 gene encoding complement C1q-like protein 4, translating into MDVKGFINIMTTITFALILFSVVRLEAQSTDVIDDRVERLEKDLKEIREQLNEERTARKELESQRAEEKRRHFQSRQLAEGTEIAFFAHVQNSIPHQGAGQIIRFDQVITNVDSTNSAAGYSAVTGVFTAPVDGLYVFSTTLMTHEDHTSHYMIYKENASVCTLFVDGSNGHQYDSASCNVVLVLTKGQSVSVRHFETIDHALEGAYNGGQSTFSGFLLTQHYPASPIVG